A window of the Parabacteroides merdae ATCC 43184 genome harbors these coding sequences:
- a CDS encoding MarC family protein, whose translation MDIFVYLTLCFTSLFTLMDPLGVMPVFLQMTDGMDTKERRYIALKACIIAFIILVLFTLSGRFLFHFFGISTNGFRIVGGIIIFKIGYDMLQAHFTHVKLNETERKEYSKDITITPLAIPMLCGPGAISSGITLMEDASEYTFKIVLLGVIALVCILSFFILCASTQLLKILGETGNNVMMRLMGLILMVIAVECFISGIRPVLIEILKQAHACS comes from the coding sequence ATGGATATATTTGTATATTTAACATTGTGTTTCACTTCGCTATTCACCTTGATGGACCCTCTTGGAGTAATGCCGGTATTCCTGCAAATGACTGATGGAATGGATACGAAAGAACGCAGATATATCGCCTTGAAAGCATGTATCATTGCATTTATCATATTAGTCCTTTTTACATTATCGGGCAGGTTTCTGTTTCATTTTTTCGGCATCTCAACAAACGGATTCCGGATTGTGGGAGGTATCATCATCTTTAAAATCGGATATGATATGTTGCAGGCACATTTTACCCATGTGAAACTGAATGAAACTGAACGAAAAGAATATTCCAAAGATATAACCATCACACCTCTTGCCATTCCGATGTTATGCGGTCCGGGAGCGATTTCCAGTGGAATAACATTGATGGAAGATGCTTCGGAATATACTTTCAAAATAGTATTGCTTGGCGTAATCGCTTTGGTCTGCATTCTTTCCTTCTTTATTCTGTGCGCGTCCACCCAGCTTTTAAAAATCTTGGGAGAGACGGGAAACAATGTGATGATGAGACTGATGGGACTTATTCTAATGGTGATCGCCGTGGAATGTTTTATCAGCGGGATACGTCCGGTATTAATTGAAATCTTGAAACAAGCCCATGCTTGTTCTTAA
- a CDS encoding ferritin, with amino-acid sequence MTEKLQNALNEQITAELWSANLYLSMSFYLEREGFSGMARWMQKQSAEETGHAYAIAGYMIKREATPKVDKVDVVPQGWGNPVEVFEHALEHEKHVSKLIDELVQVASEEKDNATQDFLWQFVREQVEDEANVLNIVSHLRKAGDCAILFMDAKLGERES; translated from the coding sequence ATGACTGAAAAATTGCAAAATGCTCTGAATGAGCAAATCACAGCAGAATTATGGTCTGCCAACCTGTATTTATCAATGTCTTTTTATCTGGAAAGAGAGGGCTTTTCCGGAATGGCTCGCTGGATGCAGAAACAGTCTGCAGAAGAGACCGGGCATGCATATGCCATTGCCGGGTACATGATTAAGCGTGAGGCAACCCCGAAAGTAGACAAGGTCGATGTGGTTCCACAAGGTTGGGGTAACCCTGTTGAAGTATTCGAGCATGCTTTGGAGCATGAAAAACATGTTTCCAAACTGATTGATGAGTTGGTACAGGTAGCATCCGAAGAGAAAGACAATGCCACTCAGGACTTCTTGTGGCAATTTGTTCGTGAGCAAGTAGAAGATGAAGCGAATGTACTCAATATTGTTAGTCATCTGAGGAAAGCCGGAGACTGTGCTATCCTTTTTATGGATGCAAAACTGGGTGAACGGGAGTCATAA
- a CDS encoding class I fructose-bisphosphate aldolase: MKIVDLLGGKAEYYLNHTCKTIDKQLIHIPGPDMIDKVWMNSDRNIRTLESLQALYGHGRLANTGYVSILPVDQGIEHSAGASFAPNPLYFDPENIIKLAIEGGCNAVASTFGVLGAVARKYAHKIPFIVKLNHNELLTYPNSYDQVMFGTVKEAWNMGAVAVGATIYFGSEQSRRQIVEVSQAFEYAHELGMATILWCYLRNSSFKKDGTDYHAAADLTGQANHIGVTIKADIVKQKLPSNNGGFKAIGFGKTNECMYSELTTDHPIDLCRYQVANGYMGRVGLINSGGESHGESDLHDAVVTAVVNKRAGGMGLISGRKAFQKPMKDGIQLLNTIQDVYLDSSITIA, translated from the coding sequence ATGAAAATAGTAGATTTATTGGGAGGAAAGGCTGAGTACTACCTGAACCATACATGTAAGACGATAGACAAACAACTTATCCATATTCCGGGACCGGATATGATAGATAAGGTATGGATGAATTCCGACAGGAATATCCGTACATTGGAAAGTTTGCAGGCTTTATACGGACATGGACGTCTGGCCAATACGGGCTATGTATCCATTCTGCCTGTAGACCAGGGCATAGAACATTCTGCAGGAGCGTCTTTCGCCCCCAATCCGCTTTATTTCGATCCCGAAAACATCATAAAGCTGGCCATTGAAGGAGGGTGTAATGCCGTGGCATCCACATTCGGTGTGTTGGGCGCCGTGGCACGCAAATATGCACACAAGATACCTTTTATCGTCAAGCTGAACCATAATGAGTTGCTGACTTATCCGAACAGCTACGACCAGGTAATGTTCGGTACGGTGAAAGAGGCATGGAACATGGGAGCCGTAGCTGTCGGTGCTACCATTTATTTCGGTTCGGAACAAAGCCGCCGCCAGATAGTGGAAGTGTCACAGGCTTTTGAATATGCCCACGAACTGGGAATGGCTACTATTCTGTGGTGCTATTTGAGAAACAGCAGCTTCAAAAAGGATGGTACCGACTATCATGCCGCTGCCGACTTGACAGGACAAGCCAACCATATCGGGGTTACCATTAAAGCCGATATCGTGAAGCAGAAGCTCCCATCCAATAACGGCGGTTTCAAGGCTATCGGATTCGGAAAGACAAACGAGTGTATGTATTCGGAACTGACCACTGACCATCCGATAGACCTTTGCCGTTATCAGGTGGCGAATGGCTATATGGGACGTGTCGGATTGATTAACTCGGGCGGTGAATCCCATGGGGAATCCGACCTGCATGATGCTGTCGTAACGGCAGTAGTAAATAAGCGTGCAGGTGGTATGGGGCTGATCAGCGGTCGTAAGGCTTTCCAGAAACCGATGAAAGACGGAATTCAACTTCTGAACACCATTCAGGACGTATATCTGGATTCTTCAATAACCATTGCATAA
- a CDS encoding ferritin-like domain-containing protein, with protein MDKRIENAMNELINTEIWSTGLYLSLQVYFEDERLPILSSWLNSQAQDNMNKVYQMMNRICHDGGCVVINEMKRDTHEWTTPLNALNELLEHEQYISRQVNTFLILCWNVSMSFHSFISGLYADRIYVSTAFMELLRILAKENERKLPYF; from the coding sequence ATGGATAAACGAATAGAAAACGCCATGAATGAGTTGATCAATACAGAAATATGGTCAACCGGTTTATACCTGTCATTGCAGGTTTATTTTGAAGATGAACGGCTTCCAATACTTAGCTCCTGGCTGAACTCCCAAGCACAGGACAATATGAACAAGGTTTATCAGATGATGAATCGGATATGCCATGATGGAGGATGTGTTGTAATCAATGAAATGAAACGGGATACACATGAATGGACAACGCCATTGAATGCCTTGAATGAATTGCTTGAACATGAGCAGTACATATCACGTCAGGTAAACACATTTCTCATATTATGCTGGAATGTAAGCATGTCCTTCCATTCTTTCATCAGCGGGCTGTATGCAGACCGTATATATGTAAGTACGGCATTTATGGAATTGTTACGTATCCTCGCCAAGGAAAACGAACGGAAACTACCTTATTTTTGA